Proteins encoded in a region of the Coregonus clupeaformis isolate EN_2021a chromosome 9, ASM2061545v1, whole genome shotgun sequence genome:
- the LOC121574400 gene encoding dentin sialophosphoprotein: protein MKAAIVFFLLFATVLCRPAIRSPSNSSESSEEVVKPAPVLGIAPAELTEIAPVQNVDAATTSDESSDEDETEGADPTSDPTSDSTTSTDSDESEDSADSADSDDTDESSESEEADTTAAPPTAEPIVEPTLAPIYDDGRGDSLGYPSDYKKSIIYIDTDNIEKGPSPYKSHGKMDEGMYAGKKVSVNDTGLGNEIEKTMTVFKALQVHDLMEDTSTPEVESQGLDASSVKAEEPSLRQVHVDKASQDRTPSERTSSASSDGTSESTSTSASNETDSSNSSEEATAKPGAADSDSTESNESHDSDSDSAEEAATEATVTTDAPVVITAK, encoded by the exons GTAAAACCAGCTCCAGTGCTTGGGATAGCCCCAGCAGAACTTACCGAGATTGCCCCTGTACAG AATGTGGATGCTGCTACAACATCAGACGAGAGCTCCGACGAAGATGAAACAGAA GGAGCTGATCCTACATCAGATCCAACATCGGACAGCACAACATCAACAGACAGCGATGAAAGCGAGGACAGCGCAGACAGTGCAGACAGCGAT GATACAGACGAGTCCAGTGAGTCAGAGGAGGCAGACACCACCGCTGCCCCTCCTACAGCTGAGCCCATCGTAGAGCCCACCCTGGCCCCCATCTACGACGACGGACGCGGAGACAGCCTGGGTTACCCCAGCGACTACAAGAAGTCTATCATCTATATAGATACTGACAACATCGAGAAGGGACCCTCCCCTTACAAATCCCATGGAAAGATGGATGAGGGGATGTATGCTGGCAAGAAGGTATCCGTCAATGACACCGGGCTCGGAAACGAGATTGAGAAAACGATGACAGTGTTCAAG GCCCTGCAGGTGCATGATTTGATGGAGGACACCAGCACCCCCGAGGTGGAGAGCCAGGGTCTGGATGCCTCCAGTGTGAAAGCCGAGGAGCCCAGCCTGCGCCAGGTGCATGTCGACAAAGCCAGCCAGGACAGGACCCCCTCTGAGCGCACCAGTAGCGCTAGCAGCGACGGTACCAGCGAGAGCACCAGCACCAGCGCCAGTAATGAGACTGACAGCAGCAACAGCAGTGAGGAGGCTACAGCCAAGCCCGGGGCAGCAGACAGCGACTCAACAGAGAGCAATGAGAGCCATGACAGTGACAGCGACTCGGCTGAGGAGGCGGCCACAGAGGCTACCGTCACTACCGACGCTCCCGTCGTCATCACAGCCAAGTAA